Genomic window (Streptosporangium brasiliense):
GGGGAGCCACGTCCCGCGCTCCCGGGCGCTGCTGGGGATCGTGGTCTCCACGGGGGTGGGCGGCGGGATCGTCCTGGACGGCGTGCCGTACCTGGGGCCGACGGGGAACGCCGGCCACATCGGGCACATCACCGTCGACCGGGACGGCGAGCTGTGCCCCTGCGGGGCGCTCGGCTGCCTGGAGACGGTCGCCAGCGGCCCGAGCATGGTCCGCTGGGCGCTGGCGAACGGCTGGGCCGCCCCGGCCGGGCACCCGGACGCCAAGGCGCTCGCGGCCGACGCCCGCCGCGCCGTCCCCGTCGCCCAGCGGGCCTTCCAGCGGACCGCGGACGCGCTGGCCGCGGCGGTCCTCACCACGGCGGCGCTGTTCGACATCGACGACGTCGTCATCGGCGGCGGGGTGGCGGCGGCGGGGGAGACCCTGCTCACCCCGCTGCGGCAGGCGGTCGCCAAGCAGGCCGGCCTCGGCTTCCTGCGCCGCCTCACCGTCAGCCCGACCTCGCTGGAGCGCGACGCGGGCCTGTACGGCGCCGCCGCGCTGGCCCTCACCGCCGCCGCACCAGATCTGTCACGCCAGAAGGGACCATTGGGATGAGCCCGCTCGCCGTCCAGCTGTACTCCGTGCGCGAGCAGGCGGCCGTCGACCGCCGTGCGGTGCTGCGCCGTATCGCCGAGATCGGTTACGGCGCCGTCGAGCCGTACGACGCGCACCTGGACCCCGACGGACTCGCCGCCGACCTGGAGGCGACCGGGCTGCGGGCGTGCAGCGCGCACGCCCCGCTGCTCGACGAGCGCCGGGCGGCGGCGCTCGCCGCCGCGGTCAGGATCGGGGCGGACACGGTCATCGTGCCGGCCGCTCCCACCGAGTGGTTCGCCGACCGGGACGGCCTGGAGCGGGCTGCCCGGACCCTCAACGGGGCGGCCCGCGAGGCGGCCGACCTCGGCCTGCGGCTGGGATACCACAACCACTGGTGGGAGCTGGAGCAGCGGGTGGACGGCCGCCCGGCGCTGGAGGCGCTGGAGGAACTGCTGGACCCGGAGGTGCTCCTGGAGGTGGACGTCTACTGGGCGGCGACGGGCGGGACCGACCCGTCCGCGCTGCTGGCCCGGCTGGGCCGGCGGGTGCGCCACCTGCACGTCAAGGACGGGCCGGCGACCAAGGAGGGGCCGATGACGGCGGTGGGCGCGGGCGAGGTGCCGATCGTGGAGGCGCTGGTCGCCGCCCCCGACGCCGTGCGGATCGTGGAGCTGGACCACTGCGCCACCGACATGGTCGAGGCGCTGGCCGCCAGCCACACCTACCTGACCGGCCTCGTCGAGGCCGGGCGGGTGAGCCCGTGACGGGCCCGGTCGGCGTGGCCGTCGTCGGCTGCGGCACCATCAGCCACCAGTATCTGCGCAACCTCACCTCCTTCCCCGACCTGCGGGTGGTGGGGTGCGCGGACCTCGACGTGGAACGCGCCCGGCAGGTCGCGCGGCAGTACGGCGTGCCGGTGGCCGGGGCGCCGGCCGAGGTGATCGCCCACCCCGACGTCGAACTCGTCGTCAACCTCACGATCCCGGCCGCGCACGCGGCGGTGGCCGCCGCGGCGGTCGCGGCCGGCCGCCACGTCTACAACGAGAAGCCGTTCGCCCTGGACAGGGAGTCCGGCACGGAGGTGATCGAGGCCGCGGCCGCGGCGGGAGTGCGCCTCGGCTGCGCCCCCGACACCTTCCTCGGAGCCGGCCTGCAGACCGCGGCCCGGCTCGTCGCCGAGGGCGCCATCGGCACCCCGCTGACCGCGCTGACGCTGCTGCAGACCCCCGGCCCCGAATCGTGGCATCCCAGCCCGGAATTCCTGTTCAAGCCCGGCGCCGGACCGCTGTTCGACATGGGCCCCTACTACCTGACCGCCCTGGTGACGCTGTTCGGACCGGCCGAGCGGGTGGCCGCGGTCGCCCGCCGGGCCCGGGAGGAACGGGTCGTCGGCTCCGGGCCCCGGGCCGGGACCCGGTTCCCGGTGGAGGTGCCCACCCACACCACCGCGCTCCTGGAGTTCGCCGCCGGACAGGCCGCCACCATGGTGTTCAGCTTCGACTCACCGCTGCCCCGGCTGGGTTTCATCGAGATCACCGGGACGGAGGCGACCATGGAACTGCCCGATCCCAACACCTTCGACGGCGCGGTGCGCCTGCGCCGGGCCCTCGCCGACGACTGGGTCACCGTCCCGGCGGAGGGCGCCACCGCCGGCCGCGGGCTGGGCGTGCTCGACATGGCCCAGGCCATCCGGGCGGGCCGGCCGCACCGCGCGACGGGGGAGCTGGGCCTGCACGTCCTGGACACGATGCTGGCCGTCGCGGGCTCCGCGGAGCGGGGCGAGTTCCTGCCGGTCGGCAGCACCTGCGAGGTCCCCGGCCCGCTGCCCGCCGGCTGGGACCCGGCGCAGGGCCTGCTGTGACATCCGGCGGCCCGCCGGTGGCCGCCGCCCCCGCCGGAGGGCGGTGACCCGCCCTTCCCCGGGGGCGCGCCGCCGTCCCAGGGGGGTCACCTACCCCTCCCCGGGGCGCGCCACCGTCCCAGGGGTGACCCGCCCTTCCCCGGGGGCGCGCCGCCGTCCGGGAGCGTCAGGGGCCGGACCCGTCGCGCTCCGGCTCAGGGAGCCTGGCCGGCCGCCTCCCGGCCGTCCGCCGGGACCGCCTCCCAGCCGTCCGCCGTGGCCTCCTCCAGCCGGGCGCGGAGCCGGAGCCGGATCTCGTCCGGGGTGTAGGCCTGCCGCCGCCGTTCCGCCCGCGCGATCACCACGCCGGTCGCCGCCACGCCCGCGACGCCTGCCAGGCCGAGTATCTTCCACCACCGCATGTCCCTAGGCTACAGAGATGCCCGGCAAGAGCATCAGCCTCGACGAGGCGGTCAACCTGACCCGTACCGGCGACGTGTGGCTGTTCCGCGGCCGCACCGTGCCCGACCGAGCGATCCAGACGGTGACGAACAGTCCCGTCAACCATGTCGGAATGTCCGTCGTCATCGACGACATGCCCCCGTTGATGTGGCACGCCGAACTCGGCCGCTCGCTGCCCGACCTGTGGTCGGGCACCCACCAGCGCGGGGTCCAGCTCCACGACCTGCGCGAGGCGGTCCGCGTGTGGGCCACCAAGTACGGCCAGCGCGCCTGGCTGCGCCAGCTCGACCCCCAGGTCACCCGGGAGATGGAGGACGCGGTCCTGCGCACCGTCGCCCGGCTGGACGGCACCCCGTTCCCGTCCACGGCCCGGCTCGCCGGGCGCTGGGTCCGCGGGCGGGTGCCGAAGATCCTGAAGCGGGGCGCCGAGGAGAGCGCCCTGGAGAGCGCCTACTGCGCGGAGGTCGTCGCCGTCACCTACGAGGCGATGGGGCTGCTGCCCGGCGGCCGCCGCCCGAACTGGTACGACCCGGGCCGGTTTTGGAGCGGTGACGACCTTGAGCTGTCCGGCGGGTTCCAGCTCGGCGGGGAGATCACCGTGAAGCTGGCGCAGGCCGTGGGGCGGACCTGACCGCGGGCGCAACCCCCGGCGGCCCGTCGCCCGAAGTCACAGGTGGCGGATCCCGTCGCTCGGCGCAGCCGCGGACACCCGCGGCGGGCCCGTCGCCGTGGACGCGAGGGGGAGTGGGCCGTGCCGGACACCGTCGAGGCGGGCGGGGTCAGGCGAGGCGGGCGGGGAAGCCGCCGGTGGCGATCGGCCCCCAGCGGACCGGGGTGAGCCGCAGCAGTGACTTGCCCTGACGGACCATGGCCGCGCGGTAGTCGTCCCAGTCGGGGTGCTCGCCGGCGACGGCCCGGTAGTAGTCGACCAGCGGCTCCAGCGCCTCGGGCAGGTCCAGGACCTCCGCCGTGCCGTCCACCTGGACCCAGGGCCCGTCGAAGTCGTCCGACAGGACCACGATGCTCACCCGGGGGTCGCGGCGGGCGTTGGCCGCTTTCGCGCGCTCGGGGTAGGTGGACACCACGATGCGCCCCTCGGCGTCGACGCCGCAGGTCACCGGGGAGGCCTGGGGGCCGCCGTCGCGGCGCGCCGTGATGACCAGCGCGCGGTGGCGCCCGCGCAGGAACTCCAGCAGCCGATCACGGGAGACGACCTCGTTGGTAGCGATCTTCGGGCTCATGCCCCCACTGTACGGGGCGCCCCATGGACACCCCGGCGTCTCCTCACAGCAGGGAGATATGTGGTCAAGAGTCACTCTATGGGGCATTTAACCTGAAATTGGAGGGAATTGATCTACGAAAGATCGATGAGCGGCGCGGGGCCCGGCGGACGGATCCCGGAGGGCTCATCCATCCATCCAAGGAGATCACTGTGAAGAAGAAGGCTCTGCTCGCCTCGGCCCTGACCGCGCTGGCTCTGGCCGCGGTCCCCGTCGCCGGCCACGCGGCCGCCACGGGCTCCGTCCTCCGGGTCTCTCCCACGCCCATGCCCACGGACATGACCTCCGAGTCGCCCACGGACATGACCTCGGAGTCGCCCGGGGCCATGACCAAGCCGTTCGGCCCCGGCTGTTCCTCCCTGCCCGCCTCCGGCCCGGGCAGCCCCGGCAGCATAGCCTCGGAGCCGCTCGGCACCGCGCTCTCCCATATCCCGCAGCTGTCCACGCTGGCCAAGGCCGCCAAGCAGGCCGGACTGATCGAGAAGCTGGACTCCGCACCGGACATAACGGTGTTCGCCCCCACCGACGAGGCCTTCGGCAAGATCCCCAAGGAGGTCCTCGCGAAGGCCCTGGCGGACAAGGAGCTCCTGACCAAGATTCTCAACAACCACGTCGTCGAGGGGAAGAAGACCCCCGCCGAACTCGCCGAGGGGCCGCTGACCACGCTCGGCGGCGGCACGCTGACCGTCAAGAAGGCCGGCGAGGAGGACTACACCGTCGAGGACGCCAAGGTCGTCTGTGGCAACCTGCAGACCTCCAACGCCACCGTCTACCTCGTCGACATGGTTCTCCTCCCCCACGCCGAGGGGGCACCGAGCTCCGAGGCGACGCCGAGCTGAACGGCCGTAGGGGCGCCTGCCGCGGGCGCCCCTCGCCGTCTCCCCTCCGGCGGATGACGAGTGCCGCGCCCGTCCCGGGGGCGGCCGGCGCGGTACTCGGCGGGCGGGGGCGGCACGGGGCGGAGGACGGATCCGGCCGGCGGGCGCCCCCGGGAGGCGGAGGCCGGAGCTACCGCATTTTCACCCGAATTCTGCTATATCGGCAGACATCAATGCATATGTGGAGAAAGGTGCTAATCCGTTCACGCACTGACGGGGGATCCAATGATCCGAAGGATTATCGTCCTGCTGGCCGTCGCGGCCGTCGTTCTGGGCGGCACCGCCGGAGCCATCGCCGCTCAGCCGAATCTCAACGAGCAGGACAAGAAGTTTCTGGTTCAGATACATCGGGTCAACCTGACCGAGATCCAGGCGGGGAAGCTCGCCCAGCAGAGATCGACAGACCGCAGCATAAGTGACATCGGGAAAGTTCTGGTTGACAACCATACGAAGCTGGACGAGAGCGTGCGGCAGGCGGCCCAGAAGGCCAAAGTGCCGCTTCCCGGAGATCCGAACGCCGACCAGCGCGATCAGCTCGCCGAGCTGTCGAGGCTGACCGGGCAGGTCTTCGACAACGTGTGGCTGGCCGCGATGATCGTCGGCCACCGCCAGACCCTTGACCGCCTGGATCAGGAGCTGCGCGAAGGTTCGTCCCCTGAGGTGAAGAAGCTGGCCGAGGACGCCAGGCCGGTGGTGCGGGAGCACCTGAACCTGCTCCGCAAGGCCCGCGGCGGCACCGTGCGTCCCAGCCCCAGCCCCAGCCCCAGCGGCACCGTGTCTCCCAGCCCCGGTGGCACCGTGTCTCCCGGCCCCGGTGGCACCATGAGCCCCGGTCACGAGGGCACCGGGAGCCCCATGCCTCCCCCTGGCGGCACCGGCGAGTGACGGGCGGAGGAGGCGGGCGGACGGCATGCCCGCCCGCCGCGTCTCCGCCGGGTCCGTCCGAGCCGTCCCGCCGCGTCTCCGCCGGGTCCGTCCGAGCCGTCCCGCCGCGGACCACGGTCGGGCTCTCCCGTGAGACGGGGGTCGCGCTCCCCGGAGGCCGTGCTCCCGAAACAGGAGAACCGTGCTCCCGAAACAGGAGAGGTGCGCCGGAACGGCCGAGTGATCGACGGCGACGCGTATATCTCACCTGTTCCACCAATATCTATGATCTTTTCCGTCGGAGCCTTTCCGTCCGTGGCATGATGCGATGGGCTTGCCGTCACGCAGATCTGTGCGGATAGTTGATGATCTACGGACGAGCTTTAAGGAGAAGCCCGACATGCCGGAGGTCGAGCCCCTGCACTCGGATGATCCGCCTTATTTAGGTTCATATCGGATTGTCGGGAAACTCGGCGAGGGCGGGAAGAGCACCGTCTATCTGGCGACGGGGCCGGGGGAGGAGCACGTCGCCGTCAAACTCGTGCACGCCGATCTGACCGGGAGCGAACGGTTCCTGCGCAAGGTCGAGGAACTGCGGCAGGTGTCCGCCTTCTGCACCGCGCAGGTCGTCGAGACCGGCCTGGCCGGCGATCGGCCGTACGTGGTCAGCGAATACATCGACGGTCCCACCCTGTACAAGGCCGTCGAGGACGACGGTCCGCTGCGCGGCGCGGCGCTGCACCGGCTCGCCATCGGCACGATGACGGCCCTGGTCGCCATCCACCAGGCCGGGATCGTCCACCGTGACTTCAACCCGGGCAGCGTGCTGCTCGGCCCGGACGGGCCGCGAGTGATCGATTTCGGCATCGCCGAGGCGCTCGAGGCCGGGGCCGGCAGCACCACGCGGTCGGTCGGCATGCCCGCCTACCTGACGCCGGAGCAGTTGGAGGGCGAGCCCGTGGGGCCGGCGGCCGATCTGTTCGCGTGGGGCGCCACGATGCTCTTCGCGGCATCCGGGCGGTCGCCCTTCGAGGCGGACTCCATGTCGGCGACGATCAATCGGGTCCTGGGGGGCGAGCCGGACCTCACCGTCCTGGGCGACGACCTCCGCGGCCTGGTGGCCGACTGCCTGGCCAAGGACCCCCGGAACCGGCCGGCCGCCAGCGACGTCCTGCTCAGGCTGGTCGGGCACTCCACGATCCTGGCGACCGCCGAGCCGCTCCCCTCCGTCCCGGCCGCCGCCGGCCCGGATCTCCGGTCCGCTCCGCCGCCCGATCCGGCCACGCGCGTGCGGCTCCCGCCCCCGCCCCAGCCCCCGTCCCGGCCGGGCCGGCGCCGCCGTTCCGTGCTGCTCGGCGCCGCCGCCGTGGCCATCGCCCTCGTCTCGGGCGGCACCGTCTACGCGTTGACCCCCCGTGCGGCCCCCGTCCGGGTGGCCGCACCGCCCCCCACACCGCTCCCCTCCCCCTCTCCCGTCGTCATCGAGGCGTCACCGACGCCTCCCCCGGCGGCCACGGGGAAGGTGAAGGCCCCGGGGAGGCGGCTCACGCTGCACGAGAACCCGGCGGACCCGGTGCGCCTGGCGTCCTACTTCATCACCGACCACAAGGGCCCGGTCTACCGCACATACGCGCGTGTCCCGGGCGGTGACGCCTTCCGCCTGGTGGCGCAGGACGCCGACTTCGGCGACCCCACGGTCTCGCCGGACGGCAAGTGGGTCGCGGTCAACCCCTGGCTCAAGTTCGCCGCGTCGAGCTACGACTACGTCACCTTCATCAACTCGGCCACCGGCGAGAAGTTCTCGGTGGACACGCTCAAGCAGCCGCTGAGAGGACTCTCGGGGACGTGGAGCCCGGACAGCAGGCGGCTGCTCCTGACCGTCTACGATTTCGACGTCAAGCAGAAGGTGCAGTACCCCGCGGGGTTCGTCGTCGTCGACGTCGGCACCCGCAAGGCGACCGTCGTCAAGACCGACGACCAGCGGGACGGCTACGGCAACTTCGACTGGAGCCCCGACGGGACCCTCGTGGTCGGCGCCTACGAGCACAAGAAGCCGACGTTCGGAGTCCGGTTCCGCGACCAGAGCGGGAAGGTCGTGCGGACCATGCCCTGGGTGGGGCTGATGCCCGGTCCCGGGATCTTCTCCCCTTCGGGCACGCGTTTCTACACCTACTGCCCGGAGAGCACGGGCAAGCGGAACGCCGGATGCGTGTGGGACGCCAAGACCGGCAACAGGATCGCCTCGGTCCCGGTCTGGGACGGCGACACCACGATAGTGGGATGGTGGGACGAGCACCATCTGATCGTCCGCGACCCGCGGAAGGACCCCTTCAAGTACGTCGTCGTGGATCTCCACGGCAAGGTGGTCCGCACCCTGGCCGAGATCACCAGGAAGAACGCCAAGGTCGTCCAGTTCAGATTCGCCCGGAAGTAAGCCGGCCATGACGGATCTTGCTCCGCTGCGCGCGGACGACCCCTCGCACGTGGGCGCCTACGAGCTCCTCGGGCGGGTCGGCGAGGGCGGCCAGGGCTCGGTCTTCCTGGGCGCCTCGCCCTCCGGGGAGCGTGTCGCCGTCAAGCTGCTGCGACAGAGCCCGGGCACGGACCGGCCGACGGGCCCGGTGCCGGACCCCCTTCTCCGGGAGATCGAGATCCTGCGCCGGGTGGCCCCCTTCTGCACCGCCCAGGTCGTCGAGACGGGCATGCTCGGCGCCCAGCCGTACATCGTCAGCGAATACGTCCAAGGGCCCACGCTCCAGCAGGTCGTCGACACCGAGGGCCCGCTGCGGGACGCCCGGCTGCGGAGACTCGCGGTGGGCACGATGACCGCGCTGAGCGCCATCCATCGAGCGGGCGTGGTGCACCGGGACTTCAAGCCGAGCAACGTGCTGCTCGGCCGGGACGGGCCCCGAGTGATCGACTTCGGCATCGCCCGCGCGCTGGACGCCGCGGCCACCGGTTCCGGCGTGGTGGGCACGCCGCCGTACATGGCGCCGGAGCAGTTCGAGTCCGCCCCGGTGGGACCCTCCGCGGACCTGTTCGCCTGGGGTTCGACCATGGTCTTCGCGGCCACCGGGAAGCCGCCGTTCGGCAGGGACTCGCTCCCGGCGGTCGTCAACCGGATTCTGCACAGGGACCCCGACCTCGGCGACCTCGACGGCGATCTGCGCGATCTCGTGGAGGAGTGTCTGTCCAAGGACCCCGGACGGCGTCCCACCGCGAAGGACGCGCTCCTGCTCCTCCTGGGCGCACGCGAGCGGCGCCCGGACGGAGACCTGCTCACCGCGGGTACGGCCGTCGCCTCCGGAGCCCCCGAGGCCGCCGTCGTGCCCGGCGCGCCGCCCGCCCGGCGCGGCCGCCGGGGAACGCTTCTCGCGGGGGTGGCCGTGGCGGTGGCACTGCTGTCCGGCGGGGTGGTGTACACCATGATCCGCGGCTCTGTCCCCGATGACGCGGAGGTCTCCGCATCCCCCTCCCCGGCCGTCATCCGGGAGGTAACGGCCGTGCCCGCCGCCCCGGCCAGGGAGATCCGGCTCCCCGAGCTGAAGACGAGGCTGCACGAGTCTCCCGGAGACCCGATCCACATAACGTCCTACATGCACCTTCGGAAGGATGTTTCTGACTCCTTCGCGCGAGAGGCGAAGGACGAGAAGTTCCAGTCGATCGGCCCCTACCAGGAGCCGCTGGTCTCGCCGGACGGGGCCTGGACGGCGGTCCTGCCCTGGATCAAGGCGAGCACGCCGGGTCCCCGCGACTCCATACGGCTGATCAAACGGGCCACCGGCCAGGAGTTCCTGGTGCACACGGTGAGCAAGCCGACGGCGAACTACAACCCCTACTGGTCCTCCGACGGCAGGCGGGTCCTGTTGACGACCTATGACCGGGCCCTCGGCACGAGGCAGGTCCTCGGGTTCGTCGTCGTCGACGTGGCGACGGCCAGGGCGACGGTCGTCTCGGTCGACACGAAGGGGATCGGCGATTTCCCCTTCATGTGGGCCCCCGGCGAGTCCACCGTCGCCGTACGCTTCCCGAGCGGCTCGGGCGCCGGTCTGCGCTTGTTCGATCTGAGGGGAAAGACCGTCCGCACCATCCCGTCCGTGGGCGAACCCAGCAGCAGCGAGAACACGTTCTCTCCGGCCGGGAAGCAGTTCGTCACCCTCTGCCCGGACCGGATCGCGACCGCGTGTCTGTGGGACACCGCGACCGGCCGGCGGCGGGCCACGATCCCGGTCCCCGTGGCCAGCACGCTCATCGGCTGGTACAACGACGCCCACGTCATCCTGCTCGACCGGACGCGGGACCCCCGCCGGGTCGTCGCCGTGAACACGGAGGGAAAGGTCGTCCGGGTGCTCGCGGAGATCCCGGCCGACGAGCTGGGCGGAGGCGGCGGCCGCTTCGTGCCGCGCTATACGAGGACAGGACATTGACCGGGTGGACCCGCGGACGCGGGAACGGCTCCGCGTACCGGCGGTGTCCGCCGGAGCGGGACGCGGCGCTCGCCCCGGAGACCGGGGTGAGCGCCGTGGCCGGGACCTCACGCTCCGACCGGCCACCGGCCACCGGCGGCGCCGCGGTGCGGTGGCGCTCGATCGGCGCCGTCCCCGGCTAGCCGGTCTTGCGGGCGACCCCGGCCACGGTCCAGACCTTCTCCGGGCGCTGGGCGGCGAGCGGGTTGTCGGGGCGCCACTGGCGGATGTAGACCAGGCCCGGGTCGATGAGCTCCATGCCGTCGAAGAAGCGCAGCACCTGCTTGCGCGTGCGCGAGGCGTCCTCGCTCCGGCCGAGGACCCGCCGGTAGATGTCGACGAGCGGCCCCGCCGCCTCGGGGCGGGTGTCGAAGACGGCGTGGGCTATGACGAGGTGGCTGCCGACGGCCACCGCGTCGCGCAGCAGGGCCACGCTCTTGAACGGGCCGTCCTCGCCGGGGATGAACTGGAGCGCCGAGGGGATCAGGAGGGCCACCGGCCGCTCCAGGTCGATGAGCCGCCGCAGCTCGTGATCGGCCAGCAGTTCGTCGGGGTGGAGCAGGTCGCCCCGGACCACGGAGGTGCGGGGGTCGGTGGCCAGCAGGGCCATGGCGTGGGAGAGCACCACCGGGTCGTCGGCGACGTAGAGCACCCGGGCGGCGGGGTCGAGGGACTGGGCGACCTGGTGGACGTTGCGCTGGGTGGGCAGCCCCGACCCGATGGAGACGAACTGCGTGATGCCCCGCTCGACGAGATGGCGCACCGCCCGGCCGACGAAGGCCTGGCTCTCCTTGGCCATCGTCCTGATCTCCGGGGCGATGGCGAGCACCTCTTCGGCGGCCGCCCGGTCGGCCGCGAAGTTGTCCTTGCCGCCGAGGAAGTAGTCGTTCATCCGGGCGACGTTGGGCACGCTGGTGTCCAGGCCTGCCGGTGGCCGCCGGGCCGCGTCGCTCATCGGTCATCTCCTTGGTTGCCTGTGAGACTAAAGAACCGCGGCGCCCATGGGTAGATGGCAGATTGCGAGCAATAGGAGAAATACATCGATTGTTCTGTGGGACCGGCTATTCCTTGCGGCCGACCCCGCCGACGACCCACACCGAGTCCGGCCGGTGGGGCCCGGTCCCGTCGGGACGCCACCGGGGGACGTAGACGACCCCGGGCTCGACGAGCGCGAGCCCGTCGAAGAAGCGTCCGACCTCGGCGCCGGTGCGCAGGTTGCCGCGGCGGGGGCCGGTGACCGAACCGCGGTCCTGGTAGAGGGCGGCGAGCTTCGCGGTCGTCTCCGGGCGCATGTCGGAGACCGCGTGGGAGACGGCCAGGTAGCTGCCCGGCGCGATCGCCCTCCGGAGGTCGGTGACGATCCGCAGGGCCAACGCGTCGTCGGTGATGTCCTGCAGCACCGAGAAGAGGAGGACCGCCACGGGGCGGTCGAAGTCGATCATGCCGGTGAGCCGGAGGCGGGACAGCAGCAGCTCCGGCCGGCGCGCGTCGGCCTCGACCACCGTGGTCAGGCGGTCGTCCTGGAGCAGGGCCTGGGCGTGGACGACGACCATCGGGTCGTTGTCGACGTACGCCACCCGTGCCTCGGGTGCGACGGCGTGCGCGATCTCGTGCACGTTTCCCCGTGTCGGCAGGCCGCAGCCGATGTCGACGAACTGCCGGATGCCGGCCCCGGCGAGGAA
Coding sequences:
- a CDS encoding Gfo/Idh/MocA family protein, with the translated sequence MTGPVGVAVVGCGTISHQYLRNLTSFPDLRVVGCADLDVERARQVARQYGVPVAGAPAEVIAHPDVELVVNLTIPAAHAAVAAAAVAAGRHVYNEKPFALDRESGTEVIEAAAAAGVRLGCAPDTFLGAGLQTAARLVAEGAIGTPLTALTLLQTPGPESWHPSPEFLFKPGAGPLFDMGPYYLTALVTLFGPAERVAAVARRAREERVVGSGPRAGTRFPVEVPTHTTALLEFAAGQAATMVFSFDSPLPRLGFIEITGTEATMELPDPNTFDGAVRLRRALADDWVTVPAEGATAGRGLGVLDMAQAIRAGRPHRATGELGLHVLDTMLAVAGSAERGEFLPVGSTCEVPGPLPAGWDPAQGLL
- a CDS encoding sugar phosphate isomerase/epimerase family protein encodes the protein MSPLAVQLYSVREQAAVDRRAVLRRIAEIGYGAVEPYDAHLDPDGLAADLEATGLRACSAHAPLLDERRAAALAAAVRIGADTVIVPAAPTEWFADRDGLERAARTLNGAAREAADLGLRLGYHNHWWELEQRVDGRPALEALEELLDPEVLLEVDVYWAATGGTDPSALLARLGRRVRHLHVKDGPATKEGPMTAVGAGEVPIVEALVAAPDAVRIVELDHCATDMVEALAASHTYLTGLVEAGRVSP
- a CDS encoding serine/threonine-protein kinase, with amino-acid sequence MTDLAPLRADDPSHVGAYELLGRVGEGGQGSVFLGASPSGERVAVKLLRQSPGTDRPTGPVPDPLLREIEILRRVAPFCTAQVVETGMLGAQPYIVSEYVQGPTLQQVVDTEGPLRDARLRRLAVGTMTALSAIHRAGVVHRDFKPSNVLLGRDGPRVIDFGIARALDAAATGSGVVGTPPYMAPEQFESAPVGPSADLFAWGSTMVFAATGKPPFGRDSLPAVVNRILHRDPDLGDLDGDLRDLVEECLSKDPGRRPTAKDALLLLLGARERRPDGDLLTAGTAVASGAPEAAVVPGAPPARRGRRGTLLAGVAVAVALLSGGVVYTMIRGSVPDDAEVSASPSPAVIREVTAVPAAPAREIRLPELKTRLHESPGDPIHITSYMHLRKDVSDSFAREAKDEKFQSIGPYQEPLVSPDGAWTAVLPWIKASTPGPRDSIRLIKRATGQEFLVHTVSKPTANYNPYWSSDGRRVLLTTYDRALGTRQVLGFVVVDVATARATVVSVDTKGIGDFPFMWAPGESTVAVRFPSGSGAGLRLFDLRGKTVRTIPSVGEPSSSENTFSPAGKQFVTLCPDRIATACLWDTATGRRRATIPVPVASTLIGWYNDAHVILLDRTRDPRRVVAVNTEGKVVRVLAEIPADELGGGGGRFVPRYTRTGH
- a CDS encoding ROK family protein, translated to MTVLAIDIGGTKFAAAAVDPGGTLVRRVELPVGADPTATLTELLDEVGTAGLTGVGIGSAGPVDAPAGTVSPVNIPSWRDFPLVTTVGRLLPGLPVVLAGDAQCMALGEWWRGSHVPRSRALLGIVVSTGVGGGIVLDGVPYLGPTGNAGHIGHITVDRDGELCPCGALGCLETVASGPSMVRWALANGWAAPAGHPDAKALAADARRAVPVAQRAFQRTADALAAAVLTTAALFDIDDVVIGGGVAAAGETLLTPLRQAVAKQAGLGFLRRLTVSPTSLERDAGLYGAAALALTAAAPDLSRQKGPLG
- a CDS encoding SAM-dependent methyltransferase; amino-acid sequence: MSDAARRPPAGLDTSVPNVARMNDYFLGGKDNFAADRAAAEEVLAIAPEIRTMAKESQAFVGRAVRHLVERGITQFVSIGSGLPTQRNVHQVAQSLDPAARVLYVADDPVVLSHAMALLATDPRTSVVRGDLLHPDELLADHELRRLIDLERPVALLIPSALQFIPGEDGPFKSVALLRDAVAVGSHLVIAHAVFDTRPEAAGPLVDIYRRVLGRSEDASRTRKQVLRFFDGMELIDPGLVYIRQWRPDNPLAAQRPEKVWTVAGVARKTG
- a CDS encoding PPOX class F420-dependent oxidoreductase, whose amino-acid sequence is MSPKIATNEVVSRDRLLEFLRGRHRALVITARRDGGPQASPVTCGVDAEGRIVVSTYPERAKAANARRDPRVSIVVLSDDFDGPWVQVDGTAEVLDLPEALEPLVDYYRAVAGEHPDWDDYRAAMVRQGKSLLRLTPVRWGPIATGGFPARLA
- a CDS encoding DUF4142 domain-containing protein, which produces MIRRIIVLLAVAAVVLGGTAGAIAAQPNLNEQDKKFLVQIHRVNLTEIQAGKLAQQRSTDRSISDIGKVLVDNHTKLDESVRQAAQKAKVPLPGDPNADQRDQLAELSRLTGQVFDNVWLAAMIVGHRQTLDRLDQELREGSSPEVKKLAEDARPVVREHLNLLRKARGGTVRPSPSPSPSGTVSPSPGGTVSPGPGGTMSPGHEGTGSPMPPPGGTGE
- a CDS encoding serine/threonine protein kinase, with the protein product MPEVEPLHSDDPPYLGSYRIVGKLGEGGKSTVYLATGPGEEHVAVKLVHADLTGSERFLRKVEELRQVSAFCTAQVVETGLAGDRPYVVSEYIDGPTLYKAVEDDGPLRGAALHRLAIGTMTALVAIHQAGIVHRDFNPGSVLLGPDGPRVIDFGIAEALEAGAGSTTRSVGMPAYLTPEQLEGEPVGPAADLFAWGATMLFAASGRSPFEADSMSATINRVLGGEPDLTVLGDDLRGLVADCLAKDPRNRPAASDVLLRLVGHSTILATAEPLPSVPAAAGPDLRSAPPPDPATRVRLPPPPQPPSRPGRRRRSVLLGAAAVAIALVSGGTVYALTPRAAPVRVAAPPPTPLPSPSPVVIEASPTPPPAATGKVKAPGRRLTLHENPADPVRLASYFITDHKGPVYRTYARVPGGDAFRLVAQDADFGDPTVSPDGKWVAVNPWLKFAASSYDYVTFINSATGEKFSVDTLKQPLRGLSGTWSPDSRRLLLTVYDFDVKQKVQYPAGFVVVDVGTRKATVVKTDDQRDGYGNFDWSPDGTLVVGAYEHKKPTFGVRFRDQSGKVVRTMPWVGLMPGPGIFSPSGTRFYTYCPESTGKRNAGCVWDAKTGNRIASVPVWDGDTTIVGWWDEHHLIVRDPRKDPFKYVVVDLHGKVVRTLAEITRKNAKVVQFRFARK
- a CDS encoding fasciclin domain-containing protein, whose product is MKKKALLASALTALALAAVPVAGHAAATGSVLRVSPTPMPTDMTSESPTDMTSESPGAMTKPFGPGCSSLPASGPGSPGSIASEPLGTALSHIPQLSTLAKAAKQAGLIEKLDSAPDITVFAPTDEAFGKIPKEVLAKALADKELLTKILNNHVVEGKKTPAELAEGPLTTLGGGTLTVKKAGEEDYTVEDAKVVCGNLQTSNATVYLVDMVLLPHAEGAPSSEATPS